The genomic interval TGTTAAAATACAAAAGTCCAACATAATGCTACATCAGAAATCGCAATATTTATGTTTCATGAATCCTAGttagggtccgggcagctaagctgccaggacactattgtattcctaggaattctttctttcttctttctttcttccgaggaagtcatacttcccaagggcgaaaactcaccaaactttacagaaatgtccggccccttgccagatttacttaattccaaggagttttttttcaaaacctcccacaatttttgctcaattgtcccAAAACTTGccagagagcatcttcagaccgtcctccacaaaacttgtttctctgattttttatttatcaaaaattaagcctacagtgcatcaaaatgtttgactgtaaacagcactgtaaacatatactatcaaattcttgctaaatacctTTTTAATCTTCCTGAAATAAAtagagaatattttggagtcatggttgatgaagtttggcaaatatcagaattttatctcaaaaactgaatttttgagaacattttgaattctgctctcatgggaacaactggagtcaatgtaagagtggcatttttaaaacatcagattttctcttatgaagcaaaacacttagagttaaaaacaaatcaccaacatttccatgctgtcaagatgcaatttatgtattatcagatttttgttcaggtaacagaatttctgacattttgaccatttttgaaatctgccttgacaacagctggGTCCAGTCTTATGCCAGATTACCTCAACTGTAAACtcaagccaatagtcctgatggtggtgctacagcaagcatctaaagttcaaaactttgaaaattcataacaaatcaaccacAGCTTCAgaactttcatcaaactgtagcctcAATATtgaagaaacttttgtacatttaaaactataaaaaattatgaagtacgtcactcagttttttttttcaaaaagtggtccaaaatgaacattgttttCAACTGTCTTGTcgtcctattctcctgtttgttgctcagaattgcctaaatttgcAAAAAATAGCCTGGACCCaacccatcgctgcgcagcagcgATCATTTGTAATTGATTTTGTTACCCAATTCTGGTCTGTGTCATGCTCCTCTTCCCCACAGTAGTGACACCTGTCTTTGAGGTCAtctattaagaaaaaaaaaggagggacaCTTTTTATCAATCACTTTTCAATTTATCAATTTATTGatggtttttaagtttttaaatctatctatctatctatctatctatctacattGTCATAATATTTAGATAAATTTAGACAAATTCAGATAACTTCAAAGGATGCTTTTAAAGCATATCAATTCTTGGGTTGCTTAAACATCCCGTAATAGCAATATTACTTACCAGTCTTTAGGAGAAGCGTGGTTGAAATTTGCAGTCTGTGCTCATTTACTGCTTTTTTGGTGGCTGGAAAAAGCTACTGTTTGCCTTTCAAGAGTTTTCAGCAAACTGAAAAAGACATATCACAATTTACAGTACATACAAGGTTACAATCTAATACAGAGACAATCCGCTGGTCAGAGAATAATAGTTATAtaacgatatatatatatatatatatatatatctatatatatatagaatatatatacatacatatacatatatagtgatcatatatatatgtatatatacatacatatactaatatatatatatatagtatatatatatattatattatctatatatagagatatatatcatatatatagagatacatacatatacatatatatatatatatacatatacatatgtatatgtatatatatatacatatgtatatgtatatatatatatatatatatatatacatatacatatacatatatatatacatacatatatatatatatatatatatttgtttttgacGTTAGTTCTGTTAAAAACTTTGTTTTGGgtaacatttaaagtgaaaaattCGAGTATAATAGAATAATGTGATGTTGAGGACCATACTGCTCTGGATAGGAAACATACTTTCAGGGCAAAAACTCCACATGATGTTGCATCCTTTTTGTGTGGGATGTGGGCAAGTCCTCACACCTCCACCTTGAGACATTGCATCCCTTCCCACGCATGAATGCCCTGAAGACAGCAGTAatgataaaatattatataGCAATATTCaattgacagtgacagtgacttAGACGttgaaatctttatttttaacagcTGTCCATACCATGTTATTTCCAAACATATCTTCATGTCACCTGTGGACTCCCCGAGCGGATCCAGGAAGAGGGTCTTCTTTTCTCTGGGATAGATTACCtatagttaaaaaaataatattacatgttgtttctttacttaCTCAAGTGTCTTATGAAACATATGCACTGAAGCTTTCTTCAGTTATATAATGCAGTTGCAGACttatatgataattaatcatttttaccGCTAGTTTCCAGTAGTGATGCTCATTTATGATCCCCACAATAATTTCATACTGCTGGGGTTTCATCtataacaaaaaatattgtAAGAATGTCAGTGTCTACAAGACataaagtaaaatgtgaaaagattGCTCAAACAGTTGCCTATAGAAATAGCTCACTCAAAATATTATTtcaattcaaataaataaaaatacttagATTCAGATTCAATATACCTTGAGTCTTTGAGTGCCTCTGTTCCACATTTTGATCATGGAATAGGAATCTATGAATGCTGCTTTTCCTGTATTCAGGTCATTGTATTCATTGACCATGACAGACAGGTATGCATTGATTGCCTTAAGAAaaatttaatataatatattattttctAGGAAAAAACATTGCTACCTCTATAGCAGTCTTACAATATAGTCAACCCTATACATGCAAATGTAAATCATGTTAAAATAAGAACATTGTACCTCACTTTCCATCTCCATGTTGGAACCAACTTGGTAAATGTCCCAGTAAAATATTTTGTAGGCCCCTATTTTTGAAAGGAGGATATGGACCTTTTTTCCCGCCCAGGCATCTTGTACGTCTgcaagaaacaataaaataatgataaaagaaTCGAGTAAATTGAAGTGGTAATTAAAATCAATCGGCTGATTgattgtatatatgtatatgtttaaaATCAAGAAATCTTACACTTCTCTGCAACAGCTTGTGTATATTGAGTTGCTGATGGTGCGGCAGCTGACGGTGATGCGGCGGGTGGTGGTGCTGCAGGGGATGGggctgcagctgacagtggtGCAGCAGGTGGTGGTGTGGCAGCTGACAGTGGTGCAGCAGGTGATGGTGCGGCAGCTGACGGTGATGCGGCGGGTGGTGGTGCTGCAGGGGATGGggctgcagctgacagtggtGCAGCAGGTGGTGGTGTGGCAGCTGACAGTGGTGCAGCAGGTGATGGTGCGGCAGCTGACAGTGGTGCAGCAGGTGATGGTGCTGCAGGGGATGGTGTGGCAGCTGACAGTGGTGCGGCATGTGATGGTGCGGCAGCTGACAGTGGTGTGGCAGGTGATGGTGCGGCAGCTGACAGTGGTGCGGCAGGTGATGGTGCGGCAGCTGACAGTGGTGCGGCAGCTGACAGTGGTGTGGCAGGTGATGGGGCGGCAGCTGACTGTGGTGCGGCAGCTGACAGTGGTGCGGCAGGTGATGGTGCGGCAGGTGACAGTGGTGCAGCAGGTGGTGGTGCTGCAGGGGATGGggctgcagctgacagtggtGCGGCAGGTGATGGTGCGGCAGCTGACAGTAGTGCGGCAGGTGTTGGAGCGGCAGCTGACAGTGGTGCGGCAGGTGTTGGAGTGGAAGCTGACAGTGGTGCGGCAGGTGAtggtgctgcagctgacagtggtGCAGCAGGTGGTGGTGCTGCAGGGGATGGAGCTACTGCTGACAGTGGTGCAGCAGGTGATGGTGCTACAGGGGATGGGGCTGCAGGGGATGGggctgcagctgacagtggtGCAGCAGGTGATGGTGCTGCAGGGGATGGggctgcagctgacagtggtGCAGCAGGTGATGGTGCTGCAGGGGATGGGGCTGCAGGGGATGGggctgcagctgacagtggtGCAGCAGGTGATGGTGCTGCAGGGGATGGggctgcagctgacagtggtGCGGCAAGTGATAGTGCGGCAGCTGACAGTGGTGCGGCAGGTGTTGGAGCGGCAGCTGACAGTGGTGCAGCAGGTGATGGTGCGGCAGGGGATGGGGATGATGGAGCAACCACCGAAGCTTTTACCTGCTTTTTATCCGCCCAGTGTGGCACTTTTGGTGTGTCAGCTATGTAGAGCTTCAAATGATCACTGTTGATTTTGGGGAAGACTGCCCCTTTGTCATCCACAAGATCTACACTTTTCCCCTGGATTGCCACAATTTTGTATGGTCCCAAAAAATTGGCATCCAACTTCCCCCCCCTTCCTCTGTTGGCTTCTAATGTTCTGTCTCCAAACTTTGTCCCCAACTTTGAAGACACGTGTTTTGCCACTAGAATGaatgaatatattaataaatcaattaaataatgaaaatcacatatatgttgtttttgtttgtttattccaaGCCCTCTTGAAATATTTCTGGAGGACAGTCTCTCTGCATCATTTAACTTCATCAACTCAGATTTCTTACACCTAATTACTGACGTAACTCGTGATACAGaggacaataaaatacaaagtcTATCTCATTTTCAATTTCTTTAATATCTCTGGAgatcttttacttttttctccCTATTCTGtaacatttgtcattttatgtttaACTTAGCTCGAGTTTATTTTggcctttgttttttcttgtccttTGACAATACTTTCTTTGACAAGTTTCAGGACCTCTTCCTGTCTTTTAATGTCCTGTGACAGGTCCTCCTCAGCCAATACCTCCTCCACAGTGCTGTCAAGctttgaacaaacacatttgctgTTATAATTAAACACTTTTAAATCTGAGTTTTGCACCTGTATCATTACTAGGTCATGATAGAAAACAAACCAACCTCGTAGTGTTCAGGAACCTGTGTTGGATACCGTGCCTCTCTCCCAAACATCATAAAGTAGGGAGAGTATTTTgtggtcatttgtttttttgtacgcAGACCAAACATCACCGCATCCAGATAGTCATCCCATTTATCTGGATGCCCGCCAACTACTTTGCTCAGGGCTCTGAGAATAAAggac from Sparus aurata chromosome 7, fSpaAur1.1, whole genome shotgun sequence carries:
- the LOC115584743 gene encoding protein transport protein sec31-like; the protein is SPAAPLSAAAPSPAAPPPAAPLSPAAPSPAAPLSAAAPQSAAAPSPATPLSAAAPLSAAAPSPAAPLSAAAPSPATPLSAAAPSHAAPLSAATPSPAAPSPAAPLSAAAPSPAAPLSAATPPPAAPLSAAAPSPAAPPPAASPSAAAPSPAAPLSAATPPPAAPLSAAAPSPAAPPPAASPSAAAPSATQYTQAVAEKYVQDAWAGKKVHILLSKIGAYKIFYWDIYQVGSNMEMESEAINAYLSVMVNEYNDLNTGKAAFIDSYSMIKMWNRGTQRLKMKPQQYEIIVGIINEHHYWKLAVIYPREKKTLFLDPLGESTGDMKICLEITWAFMRGKGCNLFPATKKAVNEHRLQISTTLLLKTDDLKDRCHYCGEEEHDTDQNWIQCEICKRWFHHLCVGGPPTEEDFCCLAVMYRFYPLVKRKERPH